One part of the Brevundimonas sp. NIBR11 genome encodes these proteins:
- a CDS encoding MoxR family ATPase, translated as MSRPQDRFEGTSNYIATQDLKIAVNAAVALERPLLIKGEPGTGKTVLAYEMARALNAPLITWHIKSTTKAHNGLYEYDAVSRLRDSQLGEERVHDVRNYLKPGKLWEAFTSDVRPILLIDEIDKADIEFPNDLLQELDRMEFYVHETDETIRAAVRPIVVITSNNEKELPDAFLRRCFFHYIRFPDDETMKAIVEVHFPGIKPRLVSEALKTFYEIRDTPGLKKKPSTSELLDWLKLLMVDDVQPETLRETSPNKLIPPLHGALLKNEQDVHLFERLAFLNRREGSRPGV; from the coding sequence ATGTCGCGGCCGCAAGACCGGTTCGAGGGCACCTCGAACTATATCGCCACCCAGGACCTTAAGATCGCGGTCAACGCCGCCGTCGCCCTCGAGCGGCCTCTGCTGATCAAGGGCGAGCCCGGCACCGGCAAGACCGTCCTCGCCTATGAGATGGCGCGGGCGCTGAACGCTCCCCTGATCACCTGGCACATCAAATCGACGACCAAGGCCCACAACGGTCTCTACGAATACGACGCCGTCAGCCGTCTGCGCGACTCGCAACTCGGCGAGGAGCGGGTCCACGACGTCCGCAACTACCTCAAGCCCGGCAAGCTGTGGGAGGCCTTCACCTCCGATGTCCGCCCCATCCTGCTGATCGACGAGATCGACAAGGCCGATATCGAGTTCCCCAACGACCTCCTCCAGGAGCTCGACCGTATGGAGTTCTACGTCCACGAGACCGACGAGACGATCCGCGCCGCCGTCCGCCCCATCGTCGTCATCACCTCGAACAACGAGAAGGAGCTGCCCGACGCCTTCCTGCGCCGCTGCTTCTTCCACTACATCCGCTTCCCCGACGACGAGACGATGAAGGCGATCGTCGAGGTCCACTTCCCGGGCATCAAACCGCGCCTGGTCTCCGAGGCGCTCAAGACCTTCTACGAGATCCGCGACACGCCGGGCCTGAAGAAGAAGCCGTCCACCTCCGAACTGCTGGACTGGCTGAAGCTGCTGATGGTCGACGATGTTCAGCCCGAAACCCTGCGTGAGACCAGCCCCAACAAGCTGATCCCTCCCCTCCACGGCGCCCTTCTCAAGAACGAACAGGACGTCCACCTGTTCGAGCGCCTGGCCTTCCTCAATCGTCGCGAAGGCTCGCGCCCCGGAGTTTGA
- a CDS encoding tetratricopeptide repeat protein, whose translation MPVVDSTPSELALGHMPMAQGAAGDAASPAAIRRLSHALADRKGPNLKAQKKTLEQLKAAVASIRVGDYDAGARRALAILQVDEQNGLAWHVLAICREKSGHLSEALNAYDAALRILPEDANIAHDLARLAQRLGHLDIAEKLLRKFLAVEPGHIEGTNNLACVLRDQKRYQEAIDALRDLIQIEQTNPTLWNTLGTVLSDQGQMRESLTFFNESLRLDPTFAKARYNRANALQPLGEPARALDDLNEALKGAETPYEHAMMRMAKAMTLMGMGRLKEGFEEYEVRLDPEMPEAMHVVVDAPRWDPETEEIRGKRLLVVGEQGIADEMVFGACLPDVIDAVGPDGKVFIAVEPRLVDLYQRSFPTAVVGGHRAVRLEGRLTRYCPFMEEIGETEGKADCWIPMASLCTVYRQDISDFPDRDGYLVPDPAKVARWKSELEGLGPGLKVGLHWKSLVLTGVRARYFSSFERWKPVLTAPGCVMVNLQCGDVTEDLAAAEAAGVKIWTPPMNLKDDLDDLAALSNALDLVIGPGIAGTNMAAASGARTWLIHAPDDWHLLNTDHYPFYPRVRTFATGGFDGWPRAIAEVRAALEAEIK comes from the coding sequence ATGCCCGTCGTCGATTCCACCCCTTCCGAACTGGCGCTCGGCCACATGCCGATGGCTCAGGGGGCGGCCGGAGACGCCGCCTCCCCCGCCGCGATCCGTCGCCTGTCGCACGCCCTCGCCGACAGGAAGGGTCCCAACCTCAAGGCGCAGAAGAAGACCCTCGAACAGCTGAAGGCCGCTGTCGCCTCCATCCGCGTCGGCGACTATGACGCGGGCGCCCGTCGCGCCCTGGCCATCCTTCAGGTCGACGAACAGAACGGCCTCGCCTGGCACGTCCTGGCCATCTGTCGCGAGAAGTCGGGCCATCTGTCGGAGGCGCTGAACGCCTACGACGCCGCCCTGCGCATCCTGCCCGAGGACGCCAACATCGCCCACGACCTGGCCCGTCTGGCCCAGCGCCTGGGCCATCTCGACATCGCCGAGAAGCTGCTACGCAAATTCCTGGCCGTGGAGCCCGGCCATATCGAGGGCACCAACAACCTCGCCTGCGTCCTGCGCGACCAGAAACGTTATCAGGAGGCGATCGACGCCCTGCGCGACCTGATCCAGATCGAACAGACCAATCCGACCCTCTGGAACACCCTGGGCACCGTCCTCAGCGACCAGGGCCAGATGCGCGAATCCCTGACCTTCTTCAACGAGTCCCTGCGTCTCGATCCGACCTTCGCCAAGGCCCGCTACAACCGCGCCAACGCCCTCCAGCCTCTGGGCGAGCCCGCCCGGGCGCTGGACGACCTCAACGAGGCCCTGAAGGGCGCCGAGACCCCCTACGAACACGCCATGATGCGCATGGCCAAGGCCATGACCCTGATGGGCATGGGCCGACTCAAGGAAGGCTTCGAGGAATACGAGGTCCGCCTCGACCCCGAAATGCCCGAGGCGATGCACGTCGTCGTCGACGCCCCGCGCTGGGATCCGGAGACCGAAGAGATCCGTGGCAAACGCCTGCTGGTCGTCGGCGAACAGGGCATCGCCGACGAGATGGTCTTCGGCGCCTGCCTGCCCGATGTCATCGACGCCGTGGGTCCGGACGGCAAGGTCTTCATCGCCGTCGAACCCCGCCTCGTCGACCTCTACCAGCGCAGCTTCCCGACCGCCGTCGTCGGCGGCCACCGCGCCGTCCGCCTCGAAGGCCGCCTGACCCGCTACTGCCCCTTCATGGAGGAGATCGGCGAGACGGAGGGTAAGGCCGACTGCTGGATCCCGATGGCCAGCCTCTGCACCGTCTACCGCCAGGACATTTCCGACTTCCCCGACCGCGACGGCTACCTGGTTCCCGACCCGGCCAAGGTCGCCCGCTGGAAGTCGGAACTCGAGGGCCTCGGCCCCGGCCTCAAGGTCGGCCTGCACTGGAAGTCGCTGGTCCTGACCGGCGTCCGCGCCCGCTACTTCTCCAGCTTCGAACGCTGGAAGCCGGTCCTGACCGCGCCCGGCTGCGTCATGGTCAACCTTCAGTGCGGCGATGTCACCGAGGACCTCGCCGCCGCCGAGGCCGCCGGGGTGAAGATCTGGACCCCGCCGATGAACCTGAAGGACGACCTGGACGACCTCGCCGCCCTGTCCAATGCGCTCGACCTGGTCATCGGCCCGGGCATCGCCGGCACCAACATGGCCGCCGCCTCAGGCGCCCGCACCTGGCTCATCCATGCGCCCGACGACTGGCACCTCCTGAACACCGACCACTATCCCTTCTACCCCCGCGTCCGCACCTTCGCGACCGGCGGCTTCGACGGCTGGCCGAGAGCCATCGCGGAGGTCAGGGCCGCGCTGGAGGCGGAGATTAAGTAA
- the flbT gene encoding flagellar biosynthesis repressor FlbT produces the protein MPLKLSLKPGEKFVLNGAVVQNGDRRGVLILQNKASVLREKDIMQVEEVTTPAKRIYFPVMMMYLDESAAPKVYDEFVTRLTEFMSATRNPEIMMECVQTSKHVMSREYYKALMSARKIVDYEESLT, from the coding sequence ATGCCGTTGAAGCTGTCTTTGAAGCCGGGGGAGAAGTTCGTCCTGAACGGCGCCGTCGTGCAGAACGGCGACCGCCGCGGCGTGTTGATCCTGCAGAACAAGGCCTCGGTCCTGCGCGAGAAGGACATCATGCAGGTCGAGGAGGTCACGACCCCGGCCAAGCGCATCTATTTCCCGGTCATGATGATGTACCTGGACGAGAGCGCCGCGCCCAAGGTCTATGACGAGTTCGTCACCCGCCTGACCGAGTTCATGAGCGCGACGCGCAACCCCGAGATCATGATGGAGTGCGTGCAGACGTCCAAACACGTCATGTCGCGCGAATACTACAAGGCGCTGATGAGCGCGCGGAAGATCGTCGACTACGAGGAAAGCCTGACCTGA
- the flaF gene encoding flagellar biosynthesis regulator FlaF, with translation MMLKAYAQTSNRTETPREMEYRLFGQVTRALMHAATVDKSDVKTRIDALDWNRRLWSVLATDCSDSDNQLNNPLKAQIISISLFVGRHSSAVMRGEEDFETLIDINRSIMQGLAPQGQQAA, from the coding sequence CTGATGCTGAAGGCCTACGCCCAGACGTCGAACCGGACCGAGACGCCGCGCGAGATGGAGTACCGGCTGTTCGGCCAGGTCACGCGCGCCCTGATGCACGCCGCGACCGTCGACAAGTCGGACGTGAAGACCCGGATCGACGCTTTGGACTGGAACCGCCGCCTCTGGTCGGTGCTGGCCACCGACTGCTCGGACAGCGACAACCAGCTGAACAATCCGCTGAAGGCGCAGATCATCTCGATCAGCTTGTTCGTCGGACGCCACTCCTCGGCCGTGATGCGCGGCGAGGAAGATTTCGAGACCCTGATCGACATCAACCGCTCGATCATGCAGGGCCTGGCGCCCCAGGGTCAGCAGGCGGCCTGA
- a CDS encoding flagellin, whose protein sequence is MANSVNTNLGAMVALQNLNATNADLAMTQTRINTGKKVSNAKDNGAIWAIAQGQRADIGALNAVKTSLDRGISAVDVSLAAGESISDLLLQLKEKALAATDKSLSTASRKALNEDFKAIRDQINTVAANADFNGVNLLKTGATGFQALANAAGTASMTVTPEVLSLGSTNVTVAATTTIGTSTLATTALGLVNASIDNVSSALARLGTKSKALETHRTFVGKLTDALESGVGNLVDADLAKESAKLQSLQTKQQLGVQALGIANQSPQILLSLFRS, encoded by the coding sequence ATGGCCAACTCGGTCAACACCAACCTCGGCGCGATGGTCGCGCTGCAAAACCTGAACGCCACCAACGCCGATCTGGCGATGACCCAGACCCGCATCAACACCGGGAAAAAGGTCTCCAACGCCAAGGACAACGGGGCCATCTGGGCGATCGCCCAGGGCCAACGAGCCGATATCGGTGCGTTGAACGCGGTCAAAACCTCGCTCGACCGCGGTATTTCGGCGGTGGACGTGAGCCTGGCGGCCGGCGAGAGCATCTCTGATCTCTTGCTGCAACTGAAGGAGAAGGCACTGGCGGCGACCGACAAGTCGCTGTCGACGGCATCGAGGAAAGCGCTGAACGAAGACTTCAAAGCCATCCGCGACCAGATCAACACGGTTGCCGCAAACGCCGACTTCAACGGGGTCAACCTTCTGAAGACGGGCGCGACCGGCTTCCAGGCTCTGGCCAATGCGGCGGGCACCGCCTCCATGACGGTCACCCCCGAGGTGCTGTCGCTGGGGTCGACGAACGTCACCGTCGCCGCGACCACGACCATCGGGACCTCGACCCTGGCCACCACGGCCCTGGGTCTGGTGAACGCCTCCATCGACAACGTGTCCTCCGCGCTGGCGCGTCTGGGTACGAAGTCGAAGGCCCTGGAGACCCATCGCACCTTCGTCGGCAAGCTGACGGACGCGCTGGAATCGGGGGTCGGCAATCTGGTGGACGCCGATCTGGCGAAGGAAAGCGCCAAGCTCCAGTCGCTGCAGACGAAGCAGCAGCTGGGCGTGCAGGCGCTGGGCATCGCCAACCAGTCGCCGCAGATCCTTCTGTCGCTGTTCCGCTCGTAA
- a CDS encoding exopolysaccharide biosynthesis protein, whose protein sequence is MPDYDYQSDTRPFSQVLDDIGAKADPKLYLGELVNAFGERGFGAMMVFFGLINAIASPIPGSTTILGAPMLLICLQLVIRRDQLWMPRWALNSSLPRDNYRATIGKVRKPLLFIERLSRPRFSFLSGEVAEVLIGVVSSLLTVIVMLPIFGGNLFPSLFVALFGFGLMQRDGVLIGAAWVGVAGFCIFVWAAWELISRLFLASADWFVQAGHWVQGLFS, encoded by the coding sequence ATGCCAGACTACGACTATCAGAGCGACACGCGGCCCTTCTCCCAGGTGCTGGACGACATCGGCGCCAAGGCAGACCCGAAGCTCTATCTGGGCGAGCTGGTCAATGCGTTCGGGGAACGCGGCTTCGGGGCCATGATGGTCTTCTTCGGTCTGATCAACGCCATCGCCTCCCCCATACCAGGATCGACCACCATCCTGGGCGCGCCGATGCTGCTGATCTGCCTTCAGCTGGTCATCCGCCGCGACCAGCTCTGGATGCCGAGGTGGGCTCTAAACTCGAGCCTGCCGCGCGACAACTACCGCGCCACGATCGGCAAGGTGAGGAAACCCCTGCTGTTCATCGAGCGGCTGTCCAGACCCCGCTTCAGCTTCCTGAGCGGCGAGGTCGCGGAGGTTCTGATCGGCGTCGTCTCCAGCCTTCTGACCGTCATCGTCATGCTGCCCATCTTCGGCGGCAACCTGTTCCCGTCGCTTTTCGTCGCCCTGTTCGGCTTCGGCCTGATGCAGCGCGACGGCGTCCTGATCGGCGCCGCCTGGGTCGGGGTCGCCGGGTTCTGCATCTTCGTCTGGGCCGCTTGGGAGCTGATCTCCCGCCTCTTTCTCGCCAGCGCCGACTGGTTCGTCCAGGCCGGCCACTGGGTGCAGGGGCTGTTCTCGTAG
- a CDS encoding exopolysaccharide biosynthesis protein: MSFTETSTGRPRRFSDTLERLGAHGGEKLYLGEIVQAFGDRAFGAVMLLFAVVNLLPWPPGGTTLTGAPLLFVSAELAWGRDSLWLPNWLARASVKRETFRTLSGRLMKVIRFSEALSRPRLYFLTGRLGQGLIGLACLILSAVLVLPVFGGNLIPAIAIGFFSLGIMQRDGLAVLLGWIMTGVTVAVLILAWKLVVAGFSAGFGWITGIF, translated from the coding sequence GTGAGCTTCACGGAGACCTCGACCGGTCGTCCCCGCCGCTTCTCCGACACCCTGGAGCGGCTGGGAGCCCATGGCGGCGAAAAGCTCTACCTCGGCGAGATCGTGCAGGCGTTCGGGGACCGGGCGTTCGGCGCCGTCATGCTCCTGTTCGCCGTCGTCAACCTGCTCCCCTGGCCGCCCGGGGGCACCACCCTGACCGGCGCGCCGCTTCTGTTCGTGTCCGCCGAACTGGCCTGGGGCCGCGACAGTCTCTGGCTTCCGAACTGGCTGGCCCGCGCCTCGGTCAAACGCGAAACCTTTCGAACCCTCAGCGGCCGTTTGATGAAGGTCATCCGGTTCTCCGAGGCCCTGTCGCGCCCGCGCCTCTATTTCCTCACCGGCCGCCTGGGTCAGGGTCTGATCGGCCTGGCCTGTCTGATCCTCTCCGCCGTCCTCGTTCTTCCGGTCTTCGGCGGCAACCTGATTCCGGCCATAGCGATCGGCTTCTTCTCGCTCGGCATCATGCAGCGCGACGGTCTGGCCGTCCTGCTGGGCTGGATCATGACGGGCGTGACAGTGGCGGTTTTGATCCTCGCCTGGAAACTGGTCGTCGCCGGTTTCAGCGCCGGGTTCGGCTGGATCACCGGGATTTTCTAG
- a CDS encoding DUF3008 family protein, whose product MPAKSAAQQKAAGAALSALSAKRGDTPKSKLKGASKQMAESMTEKQLEDFAHTKRKGKPEHVED is encoded by the coding sequence ATGCCCGCCAAATCCGCAGCCCAGCAGAAAGCCGCCGGGGCCGCCCTGTCCGCCCTGTCCGCCAAGCGAGGCGACACGCCCAAGTCGAAGCTCAAGGGCGCCTCGAAACAGATGGCGGAGTCCATGACTGAGAAGCAGCTCGAGGACTTCGCCCATACCAAGCGCAAGGGCAAGCCCGAGCACGTCGAGGATTGA
- a CDS encoding isovaleryl-CoA dehydrogenase — translation MSIPNAPQSMDFGLGENADMIRETTARWAADRLAPRAAEIDETNTFARDLWPEMGELGLHGITVEEEYGGLGMGYLEHVVAMEEVSRASASIGLSYGAHSNLCVNQIRRWGNPEQKQKYLPKLISGEHLGSLAMSEAGSGSDVMSMRTRAEKKGDRYVLNGTKFWITNSPTADTLVVYARTGEGNGGVTTFLIEKGMKGFSVSKKLDKMGMRGSDTAELVFEDCEVPEENVMGPVGGGAGVLMSGLDYERTVLSGGPLGIMQAALDVVLPYVRERKQFGKAIGSFQLMQAKVADMYVALNSARTYVYAVAKACDAGKTTRYDAAGAILLASENAVKVSLEAVQALGGAGYTKEWPVERLVRDAKLYDIGAGTNEIRRFLIGRELLGS, via the coding sequence ATGAGCATTCCGAACGCACCCCAATCGATGGATTTCGGCCTCGGCGAGAACGCCGACATGATCCGCGAGACCACCGCCCGCTGGGCCGCCGACCGCTTGGCCCCGCGCGCCGCCGAGATCGACGAGACCAACACCTTCGCCCGCGACCTGTGGCCCGAGATGGGCGAACTGGGCCTGCACGGCATCACGGTCGAGGAAGAGTACGGCGGCCTCGGCATGGGCTATCTCGAACACGTCGTGGCGATGGAAGAAGTTTCCCGCGCCTCCGCCTCGATCGGTCTCTCCTACGGCGCCCACTCCAACCTGTGCGTCAACCAGATCCGCCGTTGGGGCAACCCTGAGCAGAAGCAGAAATACCTGCCCAAACTGATCTCCGGCGAACACCTGGGCTCGCTCGCCATGTCCGAGGCCGGCTCCGGCTCCGACGTCATGTCCATGCGGACCCGGGCCGAGAAGAAGGGCGACCGCTACGTCCTGAACGGGACCAAATTCTGGATCACCAACTCCCCGACCGCCGACACCCTGGTCGTCTATGCCCGCACGGGCGAAGGCAACGGCGGCGTCACCACCTTCCTGATCGAGAAGGGAATGAAGGGCTTCAGCGTCTCCAAGAAGCTCGACAAGATGGGCATGCGCGGCTCCGACACGGCCGAACTGGTGTTCGAAGACTGCGAGGTCCCGGAAGAGAACGTCATGGGTCCTGTAGGCGGCGGCGCCGGCGTCCTCATGTCGGGGCTCGACTACGAGCGCACCGTCCTGTCGGGCGGTCCCTTGGGCATCATGCAGGCGGCCCTCGACGTCGTCCTGCCCTACGTCCGTGAGCGCAAGCAGTTCGGCAAGGCCATCGGCTCCTTCCAGCTAATGCAGGCCAAGGTCGCCGACATGTACGTCGCCCTCAACTCCGCCCGCACCTACGTCTACGCCGTGGCCAAGGCCTGCGACGCCGGCAAGACCACCCGCTACGACGCCGCCGGCGCGATTCTTCTGGCCTCCGAGAACGCCGTGAAGGTCTCGTTGGAAGCCGTCCAGGCCCTCGGCGGCGCGGGCTACACCAAGGAGTGGCCCGTCGAACGCCTCGTCCGCGACGCCAAGCTTTACGACATCGGAGCCGGCACCAACGAGATCCGCCGCTTCCTGATCGGGCGGGAGCTGCTGGGGTCGTAG
- a CDS encoding glycoside hydrolase family protein — MSDAARQNLKVSREGIVLIKSFEGFRPRAIQREEGGWVIGYGHTVSAREGATVSEADAELLLRYDLLPVEKSVNETVPAALNQHQFDALVSFAFSVGVDEFVASDVCRRLNAGSPGEAADAMMGWPEPALPETALRRRAAERALFVANPGAPVALSDLLSAPLPPPGVGQPLEATADKPAVEIAFQPVAETSAAHAEPMDVRGAAVAALLGEAPARLVQGETSLADAETIAPGTVEAPSPSNDNPPAEAPAFEEAALAPEEGVTAKADQPSPEADDEAVVAETTPADEATDDSAPEVVAEDALPPAPPAPVEGSAWAAARYAPYNSVMVGPLPYLRPATPVEEPIQPDPVSIAHAVAEVALPEPEAAPPPEVEPAPSEGAAFETETAPVFAEAAPTEVETWVEPLRIERPPYFAAQVDAAPIAELVLTPLEDAPEPAFERPLWTPEPRDEPDGSENNLFGEDLTLTGGGSILRHEIEFEAPAKFDWSETGPFIFMGGVGLVSFGASMAAFRRAAEQSGGGDLTIIGWVLALIGLACVGVSSVNLYRKFGLPGGD; from the coding sequence TTGTCCGACGCCGCCAGACAGAACCTGAAGGTCTCCCGCGAGGGGATCGTCCTGATCAAGAGTTTCGAGGGTTTCCGCCCCCGAGCGATCCAGCGCGAGGAGGGCGGCTGGGTCATCGGCTACGGCCACACTGTCTCCGCGCGCGAAGGCGCCACGGTGTCGGAAGCCGACGCCGAACTCCTGCTGCGCTACGATCTCCTGCCGGTCGAGAAGTCGGTGAACGAGACCGTCCCCGCCGCGCTGAACCAGCATCAGTTCGACGCCCTGGTCAGCTTCGCCTTCTCGGTCGGGGTCGACGAGTTCGTCGCGTCCGACGTTTGCAGGCGCCTGAACGCCGGATCGCCGGGCGAGGCCGCCGACGCCATGATGGGTTGGCCCGAGCCTGCCCTGCCGGAAACGGCCCTGCGCCGTCGCGCCGCTGAGCGCGCCCTGTTCGTGGCCAATCCGGGCGCGCCCGTCGCCCTGTCCGACCTCCTCAGCGCCCCCCTGCCCCCGCCCGGCGTCGGCCAGCCCCTCGAGGCGACCGCCGACAAGCCGGCGGTCGAGATCGCCTTCCAGCCTGTAGCCGAAACTTCCGCCGCCCATGCGGAGCCGATGGACGTGCGCGGCGCCGCCGTCGCGGCCCTGCTCGGCGAAGCCCCCGCCCGCCTCGTTCAGGGCGAGACCTCGTTGGCCGACGCCGAGACGATCGCGCCCGGGACGGTCGAGGCGCCCTCGCCGTCCAACGACAATCCGCCCGCCGAGGCTCCTGCGTTCGAAGAGGCCGCCCTAGCGCCCGAAGAGGGTGTCACCGCCAAGGCCGATCAGCCCTCGCCGGAAGCCGACGATGAAGCCGTCGTCGCCGAAACGACGCCTGCTGACGAAGCGACCGACGACTCGGCCCCAGAGGTCGTCGCGGAAGACGCCCTGCCGCCCGCTCCGCCTGCACCGGTCGAAGGCTCCGCCTGGGCCGCCGCACGGTATGCGCCGTACAACTCGGTCATGGTGGGTCCCCTCCCCTATCTGCGTCCGGCGACGCCCGTCGAGGAGCCGATCCAGCCCGACCCCGTCTCGATCGCCCACGCCGTGGCCGAAGTCGCCCTGCCTGAACCGGAGGCCGCCCCGCCGCCGGAGGTCGAACCGGCGCCCAGCGAAGGCGCCGCTTTCGAAACGGAGACCGCCCCCGTCTTCGCCGAGGCCGCCCCGACCGAGGTCGAGACCTGGGTGGAGCCCCTCCGCATCGAACGCCCGCCCTACTTCGCCGCCCAGGTCGACGCGGCGCCGATCGCCGAACTGGTCCTGACCCCGCTGGAGGACGCGCCCGAGCCCGCCTTCGAACGTCCCTTGTGGACTCCCGAGCCGCGCGACGAACCCGACGGCTCAGAGAACAACCTCTTCGGCGAGGACCTGACCCTGACCGGGGGAGGATCGATTTTGCGCCACGAGATCGAGTTCGAAGCCCCGGCCAAGTTCGACTGGAGCGAGACCGGACCCTTCATCTTCATGGGCGGCGTGGGCCTGGTGTCCTTCGGCGCCTCGATGGCGGCCTTCCGCCGTGCGGCGGAACAGTCGGGCGGCGGCGACCTGACCATCATCGGCTGGGTCCTGGCCCTGATCGGCCTGGCCTGCGTCGGCGTCTCCTCGGTGAACCTGTACCGCAAGTTCGGCCTGCCGGGCGGGGACTGA
- the mgtE gene encoding magnesium transporter, protein MSERTAALDPDVIEDHEALDEDYVLTASFVEKVVDAADDGDGIRLRSLLEDLHPADVADLMGFLTAEHRAVVVLWLPPELLADTLPELDDGIREEVLERVPNATLAEALQELDSDDAAAVVEDLEDDQREQVLAAMPATDRAAIESSLGYAEDTAGRLMQREVMAAPQFWTVGDTIDHVRAQGEDLPELFFDIYVVDPLNRPVGGIPISGLLRAARSVKLLDLMEPVNEIAADTDQEEVAYVFEKYHLISAPVIDAAGRLVGQITVDDIVNIIQEENREDILRLAGVSDEDRGSSVPEIVRGRVPWLAINLFTAVIGASVIGWFEGTIQQIVALAILMPIVSAIGGNAGTQALTVTVRALATRELNSSNAPRTFVRELVVGMANGLILAPLIGLATALWFRDENWKIGLVIGTAMVLNLIVAATVGVLTPLTLSKLKFDPAVSSAVFVTATTDFFGFLIFLGLATLVLL, encoded by the coding sequence ATGAGCGAACGCACCGCTGCTCTCGATCCCGACGTCATCGAAGACCACGAAGCGCTCGACGAGGACTATGTCCTGACGGCGTCCTTCGTCGAGAAGGTGGTCGACGCCGCCGACGACGGCGACGGCATTCGCCTTCGGTCCCTGCTCGAAGATCTGCATCCCGCAGATGTCGCCGATCTGATGGGCTTCCTGACGGCCGAGCATCGCGCCGTGGTGGTCTTGTGGCTGCCGCCCGAGCTACTGGCCGACACCCTGCCCGAACTCGACGACGGCATCCGTGAGGAAGTGCTGGAGCGCGTCCCCAACGCCACCTTGGCCGAGGCGCTTCAGGAACTGGATTCCGACGACGCCGCCGCTGTGGTCGAGGACCTGGAAGACGATCAGCGCGAACAGGTTCTGGCCGCCATGCCGGCGACCGACCGCGCCGCCATCGAGAGCTCCCTGGGCTACGCCGAGGACACCGCCGGCCGCCTGATGCAGCGCGAGGTCATGGCCGCGCCCCAGTTCTGGACCGTCGGCGACACCATCGACCACGTCCGCGCCCAAGGCGAGGACCTGCCCGAACTCTTCTTCGACATCTATGTCGTCGATCCGCTGAACCGCCCCGTCGGCGGGATCCCAATCTCGGGTCTTCTGCGCGCCGCCCGTTCGGTGAAGCTCCTGGACCTGATGGAGCCGGTCAACGAAATCGCCGCCGACACCGATCAGGAAGAGGTCGCCTACGTCTTCGAGAAATACCACCTGATCTCGGCGCCCGTCATCGACGCGGCCGGACGGCTAGTCGGCCAGATCACGGTCGATGACATCGTCAACATCATCCAGGAAGAGAACCGCGAGGACATCCTGCGCCTCGCCGGCGTCTCCGACGAGGACCGCGGCTCTTCGGTGCCCGAAATCGTGCGCGGCCGCGTGCCTTGGCTGGCCATCAATCTGTTCACCGCCGTCATCGGCGCCAGCGTCATCGGCTGGTTTGAAGGCACGATCCAGCAGATCGTCGCCTTGGCCATCCTGATGCCGATCGTCTCGGCCATCGGCGGCAACGCGGGCACCCAGGCCCTGACCGTCACCGTGCGCGCCCTCGCCACCCGCGAGTTGAACAGTTCGAACGCGCCCCGCACCTTCGTGCGCGAACTGGTCGTCGGCATGGCCAACGGCCTGATCCTGGCCCCCCTGATCGGCCTGGCGACGGCCCTCTGGTTCCGGGACGAGAACTGGAAGATCGGTCTGGTCATCGGGACCGCCATGGTTCTGAACCTGATCGTGGCCGCCACCGTTGGGGTGCTGACCCCTCTGACCCTGTCCAAGCTGAAGTTCGACCCGGCCGTTTCCTCGGCCGTCTTCGTCACGGCGACGACGGATTTCTTTGGGTTCCTCATCTTCCTCGGCCTCGCGACCCTCGTCCTGCTGTAG
- a CDS encoding FliM/FliN family flagellar motor switch protein: MSQIEAVDVELSVVLGRSVLPMSQLLKMGRGAVIPLNASEHDEVWILANNHPVARGQIEIREDRIAITVTRPADVYDFMAGAA, translated from the coding sequence TTGAGCCAGATCGAAGCCGTAGACGTCGAATTGTCGGTCGTCCTGGGTCGCTCCGTGCTGCCCATGTCCCAGCTTCTGAAGATGGGTCGCGGCGCCGTGATTCCGCTGAACGCCTCCGAGCACGACGAAGTCTGGATCCTCGCCAACAACCACCCCGTCGCCCGCGGCCAGATCGAAATCCGCGAGGACCGCATCGCCATCACCGTGACGCGCCCCGCCGATGTCTACGACTTCATGGCCGGCGCCGCCTAA